In Methanocaldococcus sp. FS406-22, the genomic stretch CATTTTGTTTCATCAACATATCTTGGCTTTTTCATGATCTTGACTTTAAAATTCCCAATGTATCCTTGGACATCTACAACCTCTGAATATGCATAGAGCTTTACGTTTGGATGCTTTGCAACATCAACCATCTTTGGAGCTAATATACAGATAGAACAGTCATTAGTTGGGAAAGTTTTATCTAATTGAGCCATCCTTCCTCCAACAGAAGGAGATTTTTCAACCAATATTGTCTCAAATCCCATATCTGCTAAATCTAAAGCAGCTTGAATTCCAGCAACCCCTCCTCCAATAACCAAAGCCCTCTTTGTAACTCCAACTTTGATAAACTCTAATGGCTCTAACAACCTTGCCTTTGCAACAGCCATTCTAACCAAATCTTTTGCCTTTTCTGTAGCTTTCTCTGGTTCATGCATGTGAACCCATGAACAATGCTCCCTTATGTTTGCAAACTCAAATAAGAATGGATTTAATCCAGCTTCAGCAACACATCTTCTAAATGTTGGTTCATGCAATCTTGGAGAGCAAGCTGCAACAACAACTCTGTTTAGGTTGTATTCTTTAATATCCTTCTTAATCATCTCTTGCCCCGGGTCGGCACACATATACTTGTAGTCCCTTGCAACAACAACGTTTTTTAATGTTTTAGCAAATTCTGCCACTGCTTTGCAATCAACAACTCCTCCAATATTTACCCCACAATGGCACACATAAACACCAATTCTTGGCTCTTCCATATTACCACCCTCGATATGGCAATTAGATTTTCTAATAGGTTAAGGAATAATATTATAACGATACATTTTAATACACAAAATTTACTTCAATGCTAAAACCTTCTTCTCTTTCTCAGCTACACTTAAGCAGAGTAAGCACATTACGCAGTAGCCTTTTAGTGGTAGTTTGCCTCTTGATAGTCTTAAAGTCTTCATTGGGCAGACTTCTACACATTTTCCGCATTTGTCACATAAGTATGGGCTGAATTCGATTCTGTTATACTCTTTACCGTTATGTTCTATCTTACCTAATTTTAAAGCTCCGGTTGGGCAGGCTACAGTACAAGCTCCGCAGACGATGCACATTCTGACTTCTTTTTTATCCTCATCGACTACTATTGCCTCAGTTGGGCAGACTGAGGCACATTTTTTCAAAACCTCATAGTCCTCTTCTACGATGACTAAACCTTCATCGGTTATTGGGTGTGGTGAGCTTAACTTAACCTCTAACTCTAATGCATTGACTGGGCAGGTGTTTACACAGAGTTTACAAGCTGGACATGATTTTGGTGGGATGACAATCATATTTTCTTTATCAACCTTAATCATATTCCCTGGACAGACTTCGACACACTTTAGACAGTAGATACACTTCTCTGCATTGACTTCGAACTTCTTAACCTCCTTCCTCCTCTTCTTAGGTATCTTACCAGCTACGAATATGGCATTCCATGGACATGTTTGAGCACAAATACTACAGTAAATACACTTACTCTTATCAATAACTGCCTTCCCATCCTCTAAGGTTATTGCACTTACAGGACACTCAGGAACACAAATTCCACAACCAACACAAGCCTCTGTAACTACAATCGGTTCCTTCGGAGCCTTAACCTCCCTCTTAGGCTTATCAATAACTCCAGGCAAGGAGATGATTTCAATCGGACAAACTTCAATACATTTTTGGCAAAGGACACAATGTCCTTTTGAGTAAGGGAAGTCATCATCAACCTTCTTTATCCCAATAGGACAAGCCTCAGCACAGTTACCGCATTTCTCACACTTATGAGCCAAATAACTAACCCTCTTCAACTTCTTTCCGTTGATTTCTATTTCTTCCTCAACCAAAGCCCCAGTCGGACAAGCCTTAACACACTCCATACACAAGTTACACACGTTAAAATTATCTATATCTATTGCTTTGGTTGGACACTCCGCCTGACACGCATAACACACCAAACAAGCATCCCTCTGAATTGTTATCCCATTCATGGCTATCCCATTATTTTCTTTGATAATCTATTTCCT encodes the following:
- the vhuB gene encoding F420-non-reducing hydrogenase associated-polyferredoxin VhuB: MNGITIQRDACLVCYACQAECPTKAIDIDNFNVCNLCMECVKACPTGALVEEEIEINGKKLKRVSYLAHKCEKCGNCAEACPIGIKKVDDDFPYSKGHCVLCQKCIEVCPIEIISLPGVIDKPKREVKAPKEPIVVTEACVGCGICVPECPVSAITLEDGKAVIDKSKCIYCSICAQTCPWNAIFVAGKIPKKRRKEVKKFEVNAEKCIYCLKCVEVCPGNMIKVDKENMIVIPPKSCPACKLCVNTCPVNALELEVKLSSPHPITDEGLVIVEEDYEVLKKCASVCPTEAIVVDEDKKEVRMCIVCGACTVACPTGALKLGKIEHNGKEYNRIEFSPYLCDKCGKCVEVCPMKTLRLSRGKLPLKGYCVMCLLCLSVAEKEKKVLALK